One genomic segment of Melospiza melodia melodia isolate bMelMel2 chromosome 22, bMelMel2.pri, whole genome shotgun sequence includes these proteins:
- the LOC134428042 gene encoding ring finger protein-like — translation MEPAAGEGAQPGPVPAAGGEECAGQRDQSETAGSGDPGEPLQRCGEESAAAWRCWELPRTEDTREPLLPGHEPPPALGASLPAGQDLPRGESPGPGSQSVSSSILSLFGEAEKAPSGGGAGAAEPCPVLAGGEDECPICTEPYDEQRHKAAVLNCSHGLCRACLRAIMDTATGAELGRVRCPICRQKTPMLEWEICKLQEELLLLHAQPGSPAALATPRPPALPPRRPGLAGALEHRFQVRFHTSRMFGCLPCVRYPPCLIRALARLERRCRCCYLVLLALLLAAEMLSLLLIFLPILLMVMLFLILDK, via the coding sequence ATGGAGCCGGCGGCGGGCGAGGGGGCGCAGCCCGGACCGGTGCCGGCAGCCGGTGGGGAAGAATGTGCCGGGCAGCGGGACCAGAGCGAGACCGCGGGGTCGGGGGACCCCGGGGAGCCGCTCCAACGCTGTGGAGAggaatctgctgctgcctggagatgctgggagctgccacGGACGGAGGATACCAGGGAGCCGCTCCTGCCCGGGCATGAGCCGCCGCCTGCCCTCGGTGCCTCCCTGCCTGCGGGGCAGGACCTTCCCCGCGGGGAGAGCCCAGGGCCCGGCTCCCAAAGCGTCTCCAGCTCCATCCTGAGCCTCTTCGGCGAGGCGGAGAAGGCCccgagcggcggcggggcgggggcagcgGAGCCGTGCCCGGTGCTGGCGGGCGGCGAGGACGAGTGCCCGATCTGCACGGAGCCCTACGACGAGCAGCGGCACAAGGCGGCCGTGCTGAACTGCAGCCACGGGCTGTGCCGGGCCTGCCTGCGCGCCATCATGGACACGGCCACGGGCGCCGAGCTCGGCCGCGTGCGCTGCCCCATCTGCCGCCAGAAGACGCCCATGCTGGAGTGGGAGATCTGcaagctgcaggaggagctgctcctgctgcacgcCCAGCCCGGCTCCCCCGCAGCCCTGGCCACCCCCCGGCCCCCTGCCCTGCCGCCCCGGCGCCCGGGCCTGGCCGGCGCCCTCGAGCATCGCTTCCAGGTGCGCTTCCACACCAGCCGCATgttcggctgcctgccctgcgtGCGGTACCCGCCCTGCCTCATCCGCGCCCTGGCCCGGCTGgagcggcgctgccgctgctgctacctcgtgctgctggcgctgctgctggccGCAGAGATGCTCAGCctgctcctcatcttcctccccaTCCTGCTCATGGTGATGCTCTTCCTCATCCTCGACAAATAG